Proteins encoded within one genomic window of Mya arenaria isolate MELC-2E11 chromosome 13, ASM2691426v1:
- the LOC128212784 gene encoding uncharacterized protein C6orf62 homolog, with translation MSTNLGDPSMRKSCMLRRLQNQLKKKQESLADHFSFKMLITFYFKGKKENAVFEVSEVIPVMTNNYEECIMEGAKRDAYSEESTKELLEKDIVQFHAPKWQPLRRDLIGCTSNVDYFLWPRKDLDRIECTVFSKWKDEIGPYRKIEASFEFCHSDIEKQSMYLLSCKDDSGLIVANPEQNVFLFVDRLNLQTQTKVVTILKLCSVCVYLPQDQLMNWGLETMEQTRDALQLDQSSND, from the exons atgtccaCAAATTTGGGTGATCCGTCAATGAGGAAGAGCTGCATGTTACGAAGGCTTCAAAATCAACTAAAGAAGAAACAGGAATCCCTTGCCGACCACTTCAGCTTTAAGATGTTGATCACCTTTTACTTTAAAGGAAAG AAAGAAAATGCTGTATTTGAAGTTTCTGAGGTAATCCCAGTAATGACCAACAATTATGAAGAGTGCATTATGGAAGGAGCAAAG AGAGATGCCTATTCTGAGGAGAGTACAAAGGAACTTCTGGAGAAAGACATTGTGCAGTTTCATGCGCCCAAGTGGCAGCCTCTGAGGAGG GACTTGATTGGCTGTACCAGCAATGTTGACTATTTCCTGTGGCCCCGTAAAGATCTGGACAGGATAGAATGCACTGTGTTCTCTAAGTGGAAAGACGAAATAGGGCCATATAGAAAGATCGAG GCGAGTTTTGAGTTCTGCCACAGCGACATAGAGAAGCAGTCGATGTACCTGTTATCTTGCAAGGACGACAGTGGACTAATTGTGGCCAACCCAGAACAGAATGTCTTCCTGTTTGTTGACAGGCTTAACCTACAG ACGCAGACGAAGGTGGTTACGATTCTGAAACTGTGCAGCGTGTGCGTCTATCTGCCCCAAGACCAGCTGATGAACTGGGGCCTTGAGACTATGGAACAGACCCGGGATGCCCTGCAGCTCGACCAGTCTAGCAATGACTAA